The Flavobacterium sp. 123 genome contains a region encoding:
- a CDS encoding PspC domain-containing protein has translation MSAVIRLKFFFEKHGFHVSSRLADKLGMRVTSVRLFFIYISFVTAGLWFGVYLTLAFWIRLKDLIRAKRTSVFDL, from the coding sequence ATGTCCGCAGTAATTAGGCTTAAATTTTTTTTTGAAAAACATGGTTTCCATGTATCTTCCCGTTTGGCTGATAAATTAGGAATGCGAGTAACTAGCGTACGTTTGTTTTTTATTTATATATCCTTTGTTACAGCTGGATTATGGTTTGGAGTTTATTTGACTTTAGCTTTTTGGATTCGTTTGAAAGATTTGATACGAGCGAAAAGAACTTCTGTTTTTGATTTGTAA
- the rpsU gene encoding 30S ribosomal protein S21, producing the protein MLIIPIKDGENIDRALKRYKRKFDKTGTVRQLRARTAFIKPSVTNRIKIQKAAYIQNMRDNLES; encoded by the coding sequence ATGTTAATTATACCAATTAAAGACGGAGAAAATATCGATAGAGCGTTAAAACGTTACAAAAGAAAATTTGATAAAACAGGAACTGTTCGTCAACTAAGAGCACGTACTGCTTTTATTAAGCCTTCAGTAACAAATAGAATCAAAATTCAAAAAGCGGCTTATATCCAAAATATGAGAGATAACTTAGAGAGTTAG
- the tuf gene encoding elongation factor Tu, with protein sequence MAKENFNRSKPHLNIGTIGHVDHGKTTLTAAITKVLSDAGYCQAKSFDQIDNAPEEKERGITINTSHVEYETANRHYAHVDCPGHADYVKNMVTGAAQMDGAILVVAATDGPMPQTREHILLGRQVGIPRIVVFMNKVDMVDDEELLELVEMEIRDLLSFYEYDGDNGPVVQGSALGGLNNDPAWVPKIIELMEAVDAWIEEPVRDVAKPFLMPVEDVFSITGRGTVATGRIETGVANTGDAVEIIGMGAEKLTSTITGVEMFRKILDRGEAGDNVGILLRGIQKEDIKRGMVICKPGSVKPHAHFKAEVYILKKEEGGRHTPFHNNYRPQFYVRTTDVTGIITLPAGVEMVMPGDNLTIEVNLLSEIALNVGLRFAIREGGRTVGAGQVTEIL encoded by the coding sequence ATGGCAAAAGAAAATTTTAATCGTTCCAAACCGCACTTAAATATAGGTACAATTGGACACGTCGATCACGGAAAAACTACTTTAACTGCTGCAATCACGAAAGTATTATCTGATGCTGGTTACTGTCAAGCAAAATCATTTGATCAAATTGATAACGCTCCAGAAGAGAAAGAAAGAGGTATTACAATTAATACATCTCACGTAGAGTATGAAACTGCTAACCGTCACTACGCACACGTTGACTGTCCAGGTCACGCGGATTACGTAAAAAACATGGTTACTGGTGCTGCTCAAATGGATGGTGCTATTCTTGTTGTAGCTGCTACAGACGGACCAATGCCACAAACACGTGAGCATATTCTTTTAGGACGTCAGGTAGGTATTCCTAGAATTGTTGTATTCATGAATAAAGTGGATATGGTTGATGATGAGGAATTACTTGAATTAGTTGAAATGGAAATTAGAGACTTATTGTCTTTCTATGAATATGATGGTGATAATGGTCCTGTTGTTCAAGGTTCTGCTTTAGGTGGATTGAATAACGATCCTGCTTGGGTTCCAAAAATCATTGAATTGATGGAAGCTGTTGATGCTTGGATCGAAGAGCCGGTAAGAGATGTTGCAAAACCTTTCTTGATGCCAGTTGAGGATGTATTCTCAATTACAGGTCGTGGAACTGTTGCTACAGGTCGTATCGAAACTGGAGTTGCTAATACAGGAGATGCTGTTGAAATCATTGGTATGGGAGCTGAAAAATTAACTTCTACTATTACTGGAGTTGAGATGTTCCGTAAAATCCTTGATAGAGGTGAAGCTGGAGATAACGTAGGTATCCTTTTGAGAGGTATTCAAAAAGAAGACATCAAAAGAGGTATGGTAATCTGTAAACCAGGTTCAGTTAAACCACACGCTCATTTCAAAGCTGAGGTTTATATCTTGAAAAAAGAAGAAGGTGGTCGTCACACACCATTCCACAATAATTACCGTCCACAATTTTATGTACGTACAACAGACGTTACGGGTATCATCACTTTGCCAGCAGGTGTAGAGATGGTTATGCCTGGAGATAACTTAACTATTGAAGTTAATTTGTTGAGCGAAATTGCATTGAATGTTGGTTTACGTTTCGCTATCCGTGAGGGTGGTAGAACTGTAGGAGCTGGTCAGGTAACTGAAATTCTATAG
- the secE gene encoding preprotein translocase subunit SecE: MTKVVNYISEAFEELKSNVTWPAWAEVQRLTIVVAVFSVLFALATWGVDEIFAKALAGFFNWIKA; this comes from the coding sequence ATGACAAAAGTTGTTAATTACATATCGGAAGCATTTGAAGAATTAAAATCAAATGTAACTTGGCCAGCTTGGGCTGAAGTGCAACGTCTAACAATTGTTGTTGCTGTTTTTTCAGTATTATTCGCTTTGGCAACTTGGGGAGTAGATGAAATTTTTGCAAAAGCATTAGCTGGATTTTTTAACTGGATAAAAGCTTAA
- the nusG gene encoding transcription termination/antitermination protein NusG: MTDNNVKKWYVVRAVSGQENKVKAYIETEIARLGMSDYVSQVLVPTEKVVTVKEGKKISKDKVYFPGYVMIEANLVGEIPHIIKSITSVIGFLGETKNGEPVPLRVSEVNRMLGKVDELAVNTDTRAIPFNLGETVKVIDGPFNGFNGTVEKINEEKRKLEVMVKIFGRKTPLELSFMQVEKV, translated from the coding sequence ATGACAGATAATAATGTAAAGAAGTGGTATGTCGTTCGAGCAGTAAGTGGACAAGAAAATAAAGTGAAAGCTTATATTGAAACTGAAATCGCTAGATTAGGAATGAGTGATTATGTTTCTCAAGTTCTAGTTCCTACCGAAAAAGTGGTTACTGTAAAGGAAGGTAAAAAAATATCTAAAGATAAAGTATATTTTCCGGGGTATGTAATGATTGAAGCAAACCTTGTTGGTGAAATTCCTCATATTATTAAGTCAATAACAAGCGTAATTGGGTTTTTAGGAGAGACTAAAAATGGAGAACCGGTTCCGTTGAGAGTTTCAGAGGTTAATAGAATGTTAGGTAAAGTAGATGAGTTAGCTGTAAATACAGATACTCGCGCTATCCCTTTCAACTTAGGAGAAACGGTTAAGGTTATTGATGGACCTTTCAATGGTTTCAACGGTACAGTTGAAAAAATAAATGAAGAAAAGCGTAAACTTGAAGTAATGGTGAAAATTTTCGGAAGAAAAACACCATTAGAATTGAGTTTTATGCAAGTTGAAAAAGTATAA
- a CDS encoding ComEA family DNA-binding protein — translation MIYFYFDFSTLVKVYPEKQKWLSLQSEIDVAKRERKAYLPKVYPFNPNFISDYKGYKLGMSVQEIDRLLAFRKKDKYVNSAEEFQNITKVSDSLLNAIAPYFKFPDWVTNKTKFKSFPKYTDKAFAKKEKIIPIDINKATQEELMKIYGIGEAISLRILKQKESLGGFVSMDQMNDVWGLSPEVIEKLNISFRVTVLPDFKKIAINDASMKELAQFPYFKYPLAKQIVTFRSMNGDIKNIEDLIKIKGFPVDKAKIIGLYLSF, via the coding sequence ATGATTTATTTCTACTTCGATTTTAGTACCCTTGTAAAAGTTTATCCCGAAAAACAAAAGTGGCTTTCGTTGCAGTCTGAAATAGATGTTGCAAAACGAGAAAGAAAAGCATACTTGCCAAAAGTATATCCTTTCAATCCTAATTTTATTTCTGATTACAAAGGGTATAAATTAGGAATGTCAGTTCAAGAAATAGATCGGTTGCTTGCTTTTAGAAAAAAAGATAAATATGTGAATTCCGCAGAAGAATTTCAAAACATTACAAAAGTTTCGGATTCGTTATTAAATGCTATTGCGCCGTATTTTAAATTTCCAGATTGGGTTACTAACAAAACTAAATTCAAATCTTTCCCTAAATATACAGATAAGGCTTTCGCCAAAAAAGAAAAAATTATTCCAATTGATATAAATAAAGCAACTCAGGAAGAGCTGATGAAAATTTACGGAATAGGAGAAGCTATTTCTCTTCGGATTTTAAAACAAAAAGAAAGTTTGGGTGGATTTGTATCAATGGATCAGATGAATGATGTTTGGGGACTTTCGCCAGAAGTAATTGAAAAATTGAATATAAGTTTTAGAGTTACAGTACTTCCTGATTTTAAAAAGATAGCTATAAATGATGCGTCAATGAAAGAACTTGCTCAGTTTCCGTATTTTAAATATCCACTTGCAAAACAAATTGTAACTTTTAGAAGCATGAATGGAGATATTAAGAATATTGAGGATTTGATAAAAATTAAGGGTTTTCCTGTTGATAAAGCAAAAATAATTGGCTTATATTTGAGCTTTTAA
- a CDS encoding DUF2851 family protein encodes MKEDFLHYLWKFKKFDLLNLRTFTGEEITIIHVGQYLELAGPDFFNAQITIGNQKWAGNVEIHIKSSDWYVHHHERDAAYENVILHVVWENDTTIFRSDNSEIPVLELKKYVDAVTITNYQALIAPKSWIFCEKELSKIDSFVFKNWQERLFLERLERKSQPIYDLLEETNQDWEAVLFWLLAKNFGLNTNGEIFLKIAKSIPFSIIRKENFELQNLEALIFGTAGLLASEKEDAYFKDLQFRYFYLLHKYQIEKPIIEPVHFFKHRPDNFPTIRLSQLAGLYHSQHNLFSKIIGFNSVANIYHILVVSASLYWQNHYQFDRESPKKKKGLSKSFVDLIIINTIIPLQFAYAKSQGKDVLEELMQLLHEVAPEKNAIIDKFNSFGIKSTNAFETQSLLQLKNEYCNKSNCLKCGIGMELLKKEA; translated from the coding sequence ATGAAAGAAGATTTTCTTCATTACCTCTGGAAGTTCAAAAAATTTGACTTGCTAAATCTCAGAACTTTCACAGGAGAGGAAATTACTATCATTCATGTTGGTCAATATTTAGAATTGGCAGGACCAGATTTTTTTAATGCTCAAATAACAATTGGAAATCAAAAATGGGCAGGAAATGTTGAAATCCATATTAAATCTTCGGATTGGTATGTCCATCATCATGAAAGAGATGCTGCTTATGAAAACGTGATTTTACATGTAGTTTGGGAAAACGATACAACGATTTTTAGGAGTGACAATTCTGAAATTCCCGTTTTAGAACTCAAAAAATACGTTGATGCCGTAACGATTACAAATTATCAAGCATTGATTGCTCCAAAATCATGGATTTTTTGTGAAAAAGAATTAAGTAAAATAGACTCCTTTGTTTTTAAAAATTGGCAAGAACGTTTGTTTTTAGAACGTTTAGAGAGAAAATCACAACCCATTTATGATTTATTGGAAGAAACAAATCAGGATTGGGAAGCTGTTTTGTTTTGGCTTTTAGCCAAAAATTTCGGTTTAAATACCAATGGTGAAATTTTTCTTAAAATCGCTAAATCAATTCCTTTTTCAATAATTAGAAAAGAGAATTTTGAATTGCAGAACTTAGAAGCTTTAATCTTTGGTACAGCGGGATTATTGGCTTCAGAAAAAGAAGATGCTTATTTCAAAGACTTACAATTCAGGTATTTTTATTTGTTGCATAAGTACCAAATAGAAAAACCAATAATAGAACCCGTTCATTTTTTTAAACATCGTCCAGATAACTTTCCTACTATTCGTCTTTCTCAATTAGCAGGATTGTATCATAGTCAGCACAATTTATTTTCGAAAATTATTGGTTTTAATTCGGTTGCAAACATCTATCATATACTTGTGGTATCGGCTTCTTTATATTGGCAAAATCATTATCAATTTGATAGAGAAAGTCCAAAGAAAAAGAAAGGGCTGTCAAAATCTTTCGTTGATTTGATTATTATAAATACAATTATTCCATTACAGTTCGCATATGCCAAAAGCCAAGGGAAAGATGTTTTGGAAGAACTAATGCAATTGCTTCATGAGGTTGCTCCAGAGAAAAATGCAATTATAGATAAATTTAATTCTTTTGGAATAAAATCAACAAATGCATTTGAGACACAGTCTTTGTTGCAACTAAAAAATGAGTATTGTAATAAAAGCAACTGTTTGAAATGTGGAATTGGAATGGAATTGCTGAAAAAAGAAGCGTAA
- a CDS encoding acyl-CoA dehydrogenase family protein, with protein sequence MNFDYNETQSMIAQSIRDFAEQNIRPHIMEWDEAQVFPVSLFKKLGEMGFMGILVPQELGGSGLGYHEYVTIIEEISKVDPSIGLSVAAHNSLCTNHILTFGNEEQKKKWIPKLATGEHIGAWGLTEHGTGSDAGGMNTTAVKDGDFWVVNGSKNFITHAISGDISVVIVRTGEKGDSKGMTAFVFEKGMPGFGSGKKENKLGMRASETAELIFDNCRIPDANRLGDVGQGFIQAMKILDGGRISIGALSLGIAKGAYEAALKYSKERHQFGKAISEFQGISFKLADMATEIEASELLIHKAAFLKQQHRPVTTLGAMAKMYASEVCVKVANDAVQIHGGYGYTKDYPVEKFYRDSKLCTIGEGTTEIQKLVISRNILKE encoded by the coding sequence ATGAACTTTGATTATAACGAAACGCAATCTATGATTGCACAATCAATACGTGATTTCGCAGAACAAAACATCAGACCGCATATAATGGAATGGGATGAGGCGCAGGTTTTTCCTGTTTCTTTATTCAAAAAATTAGGTGAAATGGGGTTTATGGGAATTTTGGTGCCTCAAGAACTTGGAGGTTCAGGATTAGGATATCATGAATATGTAACTATAATTGAAGAAATTTCGAAAGTTGATCCATCCATTGGATTATCAGTAGCAGCTCATAATTCATTATGCACCAATCATATTTTGACATTTGGTAATGAAGAACAAAAGAAAAAATGGATTCCTAAATTAGCAACGGGAGAACACATTGGAGCTTGGGGATTGACAGAACATGGAACTGGATCTGATGCAGGAGGAATGAATACCACTGCGGTTAAAGATGGTGATTTTTGGGTGGTGAATGGCTCAAAGAATTTTATTACACATGCTATTTCTGGAGATATTTCGGTAGTTATTGTTCGAACTGGTGAAAAAGGAGATTCAAAAGGAATGACTGCTTTTGTTTTTGAGAAAGGAATGCCAGGATTTGGTTCTGGAAAAAAAGAAAATAAATTAGGAATGCGTGCTAGTGAAACTGCTGAGTTGATATTTGATAATTGCCGTATTCCAGATGCCAATAGATTAGGTGATGTAGGGCAAGGTTTTATTCAGGCAATGAAAATTTTAGATGGAGGAAGAATATCTATTGGAGCTTTGTCATTAGGAATTGCAAAAGGCGCGTATGAAGCTGCATTAAAATATTCGAAAGAAAGACATCAGTTTGGGAAAGCAATTTCTGAATTTCAAGGAATCTCATTTAAGTTAGCGGATATGGCAACTGAAATTGAAGCTTCAGAATTGTTGATTCATAAAGCCGCTTTCTTGAAGCAACAACATAGACCAGTAACTACGCTTGGTGCTATGGCTAAAATGTATGCTTCCGAAGTTTGTGTGAAAGTTGCGAATGATGCCGTTCAAATTCACGGAGGCTATGGGTATACCAAAGATTATCCAGTAGAAAAATTCTACAGAGATTCCAAGTTATGTACTATTGGAGAAGGAACTACCGAAATTCAAAAATTGGTGATTTCGAGAAATATTTTGAAAGAATAG
- the rplA gene encoding 50S ribosomal protein L1: MAKLTKKQKEAASKIEKNKLYSLKDAAALIKVIASAKFDESVDIAVRLGVDPRKANQMVRGVVTLPHGTGKDVKVLALVTPDKEAEAKEAGADYVGLDDYLQKIKDGWTDVDVIITMPAVMGKLGPLGRILGPRGLMPNPKTGTVTMDVAKAVQEVKAGKIDFKVDKTGIVHAGIGKVSFGAEQIYDNAHEIIQTLIKLKPTAAKGTYIKGIHLTSTMSPAIALDPKAV; the protein is encoded by the coding sequence ATGGCAAAATTGACAAAAAAGCAAAAAGAGGCTGCTTCAAAAATTGAAAAGAACAAACTATACTCTTTGAAAGATGCTGCTGCATTAATTAAAGTTATAGCTTCTGCAAAATTTGATGAGTCTGTTGATATCGCAGTTCGTTTGGGTGTAGATCCAAGAAAAGCGAATCAAATGGTTAGAGGTGTGGTAACATTACCTCATGGAACTGGTAAAGATGTTAAAGTATTAGCATTAGTTACTCCAGATAAAGAAGCGGAAGCTAAAGAAGCTGGTGCAGACTATGTAGGTCTTGATGACTATTTACAAAAAATCAAAGACGGTTGGACAGATGTTGATGTAATCATCACTATGCCTGCTGTAATGGGTAAATTAGGTCCATTAGGTCGTATTTTAGGACCTAGAGGTTTAATGCCAAACCCTAAAACAGGTACTGTAACTATGGATGTTGCAAAAGCTGTTCAAGAAGTTAAAGCTGGTAAAATCGATTTCAAAGTTGATAAAACTGGTATCGTACATGCAGGAATTGGTAAAGTTTCTTTTGGAGCTGAGCAAATTTATGACAATGCACACGAAATTATTCAAACATTAATCAAACTTAAGCCAACTGCTGCTAAAGGTACCTATATTAAAGGTATACACCTTACAAGCACAATGAGTCCAGCAATTGCGTTGGATCCTAAAGCAGTATAA
- the rplK gene encoding 50S ribosomal protein L11: MAKEISKVVKLQVKGGAANPSPPVGPALGAAGVNIMEFCKQFNARTQDKPGKICPVQITVYKDKSFDFVVKTPPAAVQLMEAAKLKSGSGEPNRKKVASVTWEQIRAIAEDKMPDLNAFTMESAMSMVAGTARSMGITVSGDAPF; this comes from the coding sequence ATGGCTAAAGAAATTAGTAAGGTAGTTAAACTACAAGTTAAGGGAGGTGCAGCGAATCCGTCGCCACCGGTTGGACCTGCTTTAGGAGCTGCTGGGGTAAACATCATGGAGTTCTGTAAGCAATTTAATGCTAGAACACAAGATAAACCTGGCAAAATATGCCCAGTACAAATTACTGTGTATAAAGACAAATCATTTGATTTTGTTGTAAAAACTCCTCCAGCAGCAGTTCAGTTAATGGAAGCTGCAAAGCTAAAATCTGGTTCTGGTGAGCCTAATCGTAAAAAAGTAGCTAGTGTTACTTGGGAACAAATTAGAGCAATTGCTGAAGACAAAATGCCTGACTTAAATGCATTCACTATGGAGTCTGCAATGAGTATGGTTGCTGGAACAGCTAGATCTATGGGTATAACTGTATCAGGAGACGCTCCTTTTTAA
- a CDS encoding amino acid permease, translating to MSIWKRKPLAQLLAEAADSEKGLKRTLTAWSLIALGIGAIIGAGLFVRTAMAASQNAGPSVTIAFIVAAIGCALAGLCYAELSSSIPISGSAYTYTYATMGEFLAWIIGWDLILEYAVGAATVGIAWSEYLNNLLINVLHVSPIPYSLSHSPFQSNLETGEQGLINLPALFIVGVISLLLIKGIQESAFVNGIIVVVKVVIVVLIIIVGWNFINPANHTPYIPPSSIFTDEHGIDHHFGGFWGIIGAAGTVFFAFIGFDAVSTAAQETKNPKRNMPIGILGSLAVCTLLYILFAHVLTGVATIEDFRTGGKEASVAFAINKYMIGYAWLGQLVTIAILAGFSSVILVMLLGQSRVFYAMGKDGLLPKSFSDLHSKYQTPYKANIVILIIVGAFAAFIPGDIVGDMTSIGTLFAFSLVCVSVIILRKKEPNMVREFKTPFVPLIPILGVITCVLMMAGLGWTNWLRLFAWMAIGVIIYFAYSKKNSVLNNPKE from the coding sequence ATGTCAATTTGGAAAAGAAAACCATTAGCCCAGCTTTTAGCAGAGGCCGCTGATTCCGAAAAAGGATTAAAAAGAACACTAACCGCTTGGTCATTAATTGCGTTAGGAATTGGCGCTATTATTGGTGCAGGATTGTTTGTAAGAACTGCAATGGCAGCATCACAAAACGCCGGACCATCTGTAACAATAGCTTTTATTGTTGCTGCTATCGGTTGTGCTTTAGCAGGATTATGCTATGCAGAACTTTCTTCTTCAATTCCAATTTCAGGAAGCGCCTATACGTATACATACGCAACTATGGGTGAATTTTTAGCTTGGATTATCGGTTGGGATTTAATACTTGAATACGCCGTAGGTGCAGCGACAGTAGGAATTGCATGGAGCGAGTACCTTAACAATTTACTAATTAATGTGCTTCACGTAAGCCCTATTCCATATTCATTATCCCATTCCCCTTTTCAATCCAATTTGGAAACTGGCGAGCAAGGATTGATAAATTTACCGGCTTTGTTTATTGTAGGTGTGATAAGTTTATTATTGATTAAAGGTATTCAAGAATCTGCTTTTGTAAACGGAATTATTGTTGTTGTAAAAGTTGTTATTGTTGTTTTAATAATTATTGTAGGATGGAATTTCATTAATCCTGCTAACCATACGCCTTATATCCCGCCAAGTTCAATTTTTACTGACGAACATGGAATTGACCATCACTTTGGAGGTTTTTGGGGTATAATAGGAGCTGCTGGAACCGTTTTCTTCGCTTTTATTGGTTTTGATGCCGTAAGTACTGCTGCACAAGAAACTAAAAACCCTAAACGTAATATGCCAATAGGTATATTAGGATCATTAGCTGTTTGTACTTTATTGTACATCCTTTTTGCGCATGTATTGACAGGTGTTGCAACTATTGAAGATTTTAGAACTGGTGGAAAAGAAGCTTCTGTAGCATTTGCAATAAATAAATACATGATAGGTTATGCTTGGTTAGGTCAACTAGTAACTATAGCTATATTAGCAGGATTCTCTTCTGTAATCTTAGTAATGTTATTAGGACAATCAAGAGTGTTTTATGCAATGGGTAAAGATGGTTTATTACCAAAATCATTCAGTGATTTGCACTCAAAATATCAAACTCCTTACAAAGCTAATATTGTTATTTTAATAATTGTAGGTGCATTTGCTGCTTTTATTCCTGGAGATATTGTAGGTGACATGACTAGTATTGGAACCTTATTTGCGTTCTCACTTGTGTGCGTTTCAGTTATCATTCTTAGAAAAAAAGAACCTAATATGGTACGTGAATTCAAGACTCCTTTTGTTCCATTAATTCCTATTTTAGGGGTTATTACATGTGTCTTAATGATGGCAGGTTTAGGTTGGACAAACTGGTTAAGACTTTTTGCTTGGATGGCAATTGGAGTAATTATTTATTTTGCTTACAGCAAAAAAAATAGTGTTCTAAACAACCCTAAGGAATAA
- the rplL gene encoding 50S ribosomal protein L7/L12, translated as MADLKQFAEQLVNLTVKEVNELATILKDEYGIEPAAAAVVVAAGGGDGAAEEAQTEFTVVLKEAGASKLAVVKLVKELTGLGLKEAKDVVDSAPSNVKEGVSKEEAEGLKKSLEEAGAVVELK; from the coding sequence ATGGCAGATTTGAAACAATTCGCAGAACAATTAGTTAATTTAACTGTAAAAGAAGTTAACGAATTAGCAACAATATTAAAAGACGAGTATGGTATTGAGCCTGCTGCTGCAGCTGTAGTAGTTGCTGCTGGTGGTGGTGATGGTGCTGCTGAAGAAGCTCAAACTGAATTTACAGTTGTATTGAAAGAAGCTGGTGCTTCTAAATTAGCAGTTGTAAAATTAGTTAAAGAACTTACAGGTTTAGGTTTGAAAGAAGCTAAAGATGTAGTTGATAGCGCACCAAGCAATGTAAAAGAAGGTGTTTCTAAAGAAGAAGCTGAAGGGCTTAAAAAATCTTTAGAAGAAGCTGGAGCTGTAGTTGAATTAAAATAA
- the rplJ gene encoding 50S ribosomal protein L10, translating into MTREEKSIAIEDLTAQLAGTNIIYVSDISGLNAETTSNLRRACFKAGIKLEVVKNTLLAKAMEASDNDYGDLPSVLTGNSAIFISDVANAPGKIIKDFRKKSAKPILKGAYINAEVYIGDDQLDALATIKSKEELIGEIIGLLQSPAQRVISALQNQFASEGAEA; encoded by the coding sequence ATGACTAGAGAAGAAAAATCAATCGCGATTGAAGATTTAACTGCACAGTTAGCTGGTACAAATATTATTTATGTATCTGATATTTCTGGATTAAATGCAGAGACAACTTCAAATTTGAGAAGAGCTTGTTTTAAAGCAGGTATAAAATTAGAGGTTGTTAAAAACACTTTGCTTGCAAAAGCAATGGAGGCTTCTGATAATGATTATGGTGACTTACCTTCTGTATTGACAGGTAATAGCGCTATATTTATTTCAGATGTTGCAAACGCTCCTGGGAAAATTATCAAAGACTTCAGAAAAAAATCAGCAAAACCTATATTGAAAGGGGCTTATATTAACGCTGAAGTTTACATTGGAGATGATCAATTAGATGCATTAGCAACTATTAAATCTAAAGAAGAACTTATTGGCGAAATCATTGGATTACTTCAATCACCAGCACAAAGAGTTATTTCTGCACTTCAAAACCAATTCGCTAGCGAAGGAGCTGAAGCATAG
- a CDS encoding tyrosine-type recombinase/integrase → MASNKNAFRDYLQFEKKYSLHTVNAYLNDLAYFEAFNKNHFDQETIEQVNYSQIRSWIVSLVDDNMSNVSVNRKIASLKAFYKFLLKIKQIEVSPLLKHKALKTPKKIQIPFSEKEVDEVLSQMQNPVGFEEIRNKLVIDLFYTTGMRRAELIHLKLVNVDLSNGVIKVLGKRNKERLIPVLPIITEQLSVYIKERYSLEVIVSEDYFFLTKKGLKLNDSFVYRLINSYFSTVSEKVKKSPHVLRHTFATHLLNNGADLNSVKELLGHSSLASTQVYTHSSLSELKQVYKDAHPRNQK, encoded by the coding sequence ATGGCTTCAAATAAAAATGCATTTCGGGATTATCTTCAGTTTGAGAAAAAATATTCTCTGCATACCGTCAATGCTTATTTGAATGACTTAGCCTACTTTGAGGCTTTTAATAAAAATCATTTCGATCAAGAAACTATAGAGCAAGTTAATTACAGTCAAATCAGGAGTTGGATAGTTTCGCTTGTTGATGATAACATGTCGAATGTTTCGGTAAACAGAAAGATAGCATCCCTAAAAGCGTTTTATAAATTTTTACTAAAAATAAAACAGATAGAAGTTAGTCCTCTGTTAAAGCATAAAGCGTTAAAAACCCCTAAAAAAATACAAATTCCATTTTCTGAAAAAGAAGTTGATGAAGTTTTGAGTCAAATGCAAAATCCAGTAGGTTTTGAGGAAATACGAAACAAACTTGTTATTGATTTATTTTATACTACAGGAATGCGAAGAGCAGAACTAATTCATTTAAAGTTAGTTAATGTTGATTTGTCAAATGGAGTAATTAAGGTTCTTGGAAAAAGGAATAAGGAAAGGCTAATTCCTGTCTTGCCAATTATTACGGAGCAGTTGTCTGTCTATATAAAGGAGAGGTATTCTTTAGAAGTTATTGTCAGCGAAGATTATTTTTTTCTCACAAAAAAAGGGTTAAAATTGAATGATTCGTTTGTGTATCGACTAATAAATTCTTACTTTAGTACTGTCTCCGAAAAGGTAAAGAAAAGCCCTCATGTATTAAGACATACATTTGCTACTCATTTACTAAATAACGGAGCTGATTTGAATTCGGTAAAAGAATTATTAGGGCATTCAAGTTTAGCATCAACACAAGTGTATACACATAGTAGTTTATCAGAACTAAAACAAGTTTATAAAGATGCTCATCCGAGAAACCAAAAATAA
- the hpf gene encoding ribosome hibernation-promoting factor, HPF/YfiA family gives MKVNVHAVNFTVDRKLVDFVQERMDKLEKYYDKIVSSDVFLKVEKTSDKENKFVEVKINVPGDDFLVKKQCKTFEEAIELSAESLERLLVKRKEKIRTHV, from the coding sequence ATGAAGGTAAATGTTCATGCAGTTAACTTTACTGTTGACAGAAAGCTAGTAGATTTCGTTCAAGAAAGAATGGATAAATTAGAGAAGTATTATGATAAAATAGTATCCTCTGACGTTTTTTTAAAAGTTGAAAAAACAAGCGACAAAGAAAATAAATTTGTTGAGGTGAAAATTAATGTGCCGGGAGATGATTTCTTAGTGAAGAAACAATGTAAGACTTTTGAAGAAGCGATTGAGCTTTCAGCAGAATCTTTAGAACGATTATTGGTAAAAAGGAAAGAAAAAATAAGAACACACGTTTAA